A window of Desulfobacterales bacterium genomic DNA:
CGCTCCTATGGAGCTTAAATTTGACGAATGAACAAAATACTACAAACAGTTCGTCCCTACGGGACTTATTGAAAAAGCCTAAATTCGCCTTTTATAAAAATTTACATTTTAAAGAGCGAAATGTAAGTTTTATATGATAATTCTGAATATTTTAGACTATTTTTATACAAAATTATAAACCATATACCTGTGTGTAAAACAATTATTTATTACACAGAATTCCACATAGAAGATACAGATAGACAAAAAGGCTCCTTGTAAATTCACAATTTATTTATTGAACAACCTTTAAAAAATTGCTATCAATCTTTCAAACGCTATAAAAATACGGAAAAAAATTATGAAATGCCCTCAATGCAATAGAGAAGTTGTTACATCAATATGTCCTTTTTGTAAGTTTGAAGTAGCTAAAATACAATCATTGGGACTTATCAAGGACGAAATTTTTAAAATTCAAAAAGATTTTTTATCAATATCAAAGAGGCTCGAATTTTTGGGAGATAAATTCTCTGATTATGAAAAATCATTACTCCCTCTTACAAAACCTAACGAGCCTGAAAAAATTAAAGAAAAAATCGAACAGGAATTAATAGACGAGCAAGAAAACGTTGTTTTAAAACCAAAAGAAGAACAGTCTGAAATAAAACTCGAAACAAAAGAAGAGTCAAGTAATCGTCCAATTCCTCCTCTTCTCCCAAAATATAGAATAACTGTTCCACTTATTGAAAAGTCAGAATCAAAAGAAATAGGCGAAATAAATGTAGGTCAAAAATGGCTATTGATAGCCGGTATAATTACAACAGTATTGTCTGTGGGATGGTTTTTAAAGTATTCGTTTGATCAAAACTGGATAGGACCTGCTGGACGGGTTGCCATGGCTTTTATGATGGGAATGGCTTTTCTGTTTGCAGGAGAATCTTTTAGAAAAAAAACATTGGGAGCATTTGGCCTTTATTTAATTGGAGGCGGAATAGCAATTCTTTATTTTGCAGCATTTGCAGGATTTCAAATATATAAATTAATTCCACAAGGAACAGCATTTGGTCTAATGGTAATGATTACAGCTCTTGCCGGATCTTTATCTCTTGTGTATGATACAAAATGGCTTTCTGTTTTAGGTCTTATCGGAGGATTTATTACACCTATAGCTTTAAGTAAAGGGATTGACAGCCAAATAACTTTGATGACATACATGACGATTTTAAATGCTGGCATTTTATCTATTGCTTTTTTTAAACAATGGAAGCTACTTAATTATCTGGGTTTTGTACTAACTTGGGTTTTATTTACGGGTTGGTTCTCCAAATATTATCGATTTTATAATACTCCACCTTCAAAATTTTGGATAACAACTCTTTATCTTAATATTTTCTTCCTTGCTTATGCGTTTGTGCCTTTTGTATATCATATACGTAAAGAACATAAGAAATCTTTAAGTGGTATCGGCATAATAATGCCTAATACATTTGTTGCATTTGGTTACTCTTTCTATATGATTAAAGCATATTTTGGTCTTCAATATGTGAGCATAGCAACAATAATTTATTCAGCAATTTTTATATGGATGGCTCAATTTATATACAGCCGTAATAAAGAACAGGTTGCCGCTTTTGTTATGCTGATAGCAAAAGCATCATTATTTTTAACTATTACTATCCCGATTATATTTTCTGGACATTGGATTACATTTTTTTGGGCTTTGCAGGCGGTAATAACATTATGGATAGCAGTAAAACTTCAAAATAAATGGATGCATGTAAGCTTTTATATACTAATGTGTATAGTTTTATTTAAGTTTGTTATTTATGATTATAATGAAATTTTTAATTTTAATTTTGACAGAATGTATTTTTATTATGATTATACAAAAAAATTAACGGAAAGATTTGTAACTGAAATATTAGTTCTTCTGTCATTATTTACGTCGGTTATGCTTTCTAAAAGAATTTTAACAAAAAAAATACCAGCAGAATATGATAGATTTGCATTATCAATTGTTTTCGGAATAGTTCTTTTTATAGTATTAAATATTGAAGTTTCAGGATTTTTTCATTTTTATGCAAAAAAAGCAAAGTTTGCTTCAATATCTGTTCTTTGGGCTATTTTTTCCATAAGTCTTATGGGATTGGGATTTGCAAAAAATAACGCAGCATTAAGAAAAACGGCTATAGGTCTTTTTGCTTTAACATTTTTAAAAGTATTTTTAAGTGATATGAATGAAGTCAGCACGCCTTACAGAATAATTTCCTTCTTAATTTTAGGATTATTACTTATTGGAGGCTCGTATTTATATTACAGGCTCAAAGAAAGAATTATTCCAAATCAATAATTTTACTAATTGGGTAAAATATTATATTTGAGATACCTTCAAATGATATTAGAAATTTAAGTATCAGTTTTTTAAAGTGTTAACTATTTTTTCTATATTATGAAAGATGCCGTTATTCACTAATTTAAGGGGGAAATAACAATTGAAAAAATATATTTTAATTTTATTTTTAAGCATTAATTTTATTTTTGGAGAAGCTATAGCTGCTCATATTTCAGACTTTGAGCTGAAAGGTAATATAAATTGCAGCCAGTTTCAACTGCCCGTCCGACTTCATATTTTCCAAGATATTATTTCAAATACGTCAAAAGATATGAGAGATATTAGAATCTTTGACGATAAAGGCACAGAAATTCCTTATATAATTTATACGGAATTCCCTCCAGCAAGCACAATGCAAAGATTCCAATGGAAGATTGTAAGCTATGATAATGATAATGGAGTTCAAGCCTTTATTCTTGAAATACCCCGAGGACAAGAAATATTTAACAAAATCTACGATGAACTCATTATATCTACCCATGCTCGTGATTTTAAAAAGAATATAGAAATATTTTTTAGTGATGACTCAATAAACTGGGAAAAAAAAGCTTCTGGCGTTATATTTGATTTTTCTTCCCAAGTTGATCTTCGGGACACAAAAATAAAAATACCGGGCACGTCTTCAAAATATCTTAAAGTGTTAATGAAAGATGATAACAATCAGTATAACAATAATGAAAATGTAACATTAACTTACAAAGATCTTTTTTTTTCGTTAAAAACTCAAATACGAGGAGCTATAAAAATTAATTATTTTGAAAGCTTTCTTTCAAGGGAATCGTCAGATCTAAAACGGTATGATTCGTTTACTATATCAAATCCTGAATCTTTTGTTGATAAAGACGGAAATACCATTGTAAAATTAGGATGTATTAATCTTCCAGCTGAAAAAATATCTCTAAGGCTGAAAAATTTATATTATTACAGGGAAGTACAGTTATGGACAGCAGACAAAGATAAGGAAGATGATAAATCATCAAAATTTCTTGGAAAAGGCTATATTTACAAAATTCCTTCCATTGAAAAGGAAAACAAATCTATTGATTTTAATGGCTCAAAGCAACGATGCTTTAAGCTGAAAATAATAAACGGAGACAATCCCCAAGTTTCCATCGAAGAAGTTAAGATAGAATGGACAAAAAGGAATTTATATTTTATCCCTGAAAACGGAAGAGAATATCGAATGTTTTTTAAAGGAAAAAATTTGGCATTACCGAAATATGAGTTAGGGCTGATAATTCCTTATAATTATGATGAATTAATGCGTTATAGCGAATGCAGCATCACCGAAATTACTAAAAATGAAGAATATAATCCCAAAACTGACCCAAACCTTAAAGCAAAATTTGAAAGATATTTATTTATAAGTGTTATGCTTGTTTTGGTTTGCTTATTAGCTTTTTGGATTTTTACATTAATAAAAAAAATAAATCCTGAAGATTTAGACAAGTAAATTTTATTAAAATTATTTTATGGAGGTTTTTTATGGAATTTCAGACAATTATTTACAATTTAGAAAATCAAGTTGCTACTATTAGTTTTAATAGGCCTGAATCGTTAAATGCTTTGAATGAAACTTTGATGTTAGAGCTTTCATCTCTTCTTGATGAAATAGCTAAAAATGAAGATATTAAAGTTTTAATACTTACAGGAGCGGGCGATAAATCTTTTGTCGCTGGAGCTGATATTAATGTGCTTGCAACATTAAATACTCTTCAAGCAAAGGAATTTTCTAAAATAGGTCATATAATTATAGATAAGCTTCAAAAATTATCTATCCCTGTTATAGCTGCGGTTAATGGTTTTGCTCTCGGAGGAGGAACAGAGATTGCGCTTGCTTGCGATTTTATATATGCGTCAGAAAATGCTATGTTCGGTCTTCCAGAAATTACTCTTGGAGTTATACCTGGTTTTGGAGGAACTCAAAGGCTTCCAAGACTTGTAGGTCCAGCAATAGCTAAAGAAATGATATTTACAGGAAAAATGATAAGTGCAGCTGAAGCAAAGGAGATAGGTCTTGTCAATAAAGTTTTGCCGGCTAATGCTTTAATGGAAGAAGTAAAAAAAGTAGCGAAAAGTTTATCATTCAAAGGTCAAGTTTCATTAAGAGCGGCAAAACAAGCCATTAATAATGGTCTTAATTCAACTTTGGAAATAGGATGTTCTATTGAAATTGATGCTTTTGCTATGACCTTTGCGAGCGAAGACTCAAAAGAAGGTTTAAAGGCTTTCCTTGAAAAACGTAAACCTACATTTAAAGGCGGGTTAAAAGGTTAATAAAGTATAAGGGAGAATTTTTCAAAATGATTTATAATATTGAATATGAAACAATGCCGAGGGAAGCCCTTGATTCAATCAAATTGAGAAGGTTAAAAGATACTCTTGAAAGAGTCTATGCAACTGTGCCGTATTATAAAAATAAATTTAAAGAAGTGGGCATAACTCCAAAGGATATTAAAACCCTTGATGATTTAAAGCTTATTCCTTTTACAACAAAACAGGATTTAAGAGATAATTATCCTTATGGAATGTTCGCAGTTCCAATGGATAATGTTGTCAGAATTCATGCTTCTTCTGGAACAACTGGTAAGCCTACTGTAGTTGGCTATACGGCAAGAGACATAGGTACCTGGGCGGAAATCATGGCTCGAAGTCTTGTTGCCGGAGGTGCTGGCCAAAGGGATATAATTCATAACGCCTACGGTTACGGACTTTTTACAGGAGGTCTTGGCGTTCATTATGGAGCTGAAAAACTTGGAGCGTCTGTTATACCAGTATCAGGAGGAAATACTAAACGACAAATAACTATAATGAAAGATTTTGGGCCGACAATTCTTACATCAACTCCTTCTTACGCGCTTCACCTTGCAGAAGTTGCGCAAGAAATGGGTTTTTCATTTAAGGATTTTAAATTCAAATATGGAATTTTCGGAGCTGAACCTTGGTCTGAAAGCATGAGAAGAGAAATAGAAAAAAAGCTTAATCTTACTGCTGTGGATATATACGGTCTTAGCGAAGTAATAGGCCCTGGCGTTGCCATTGAATGCCATGAAGCTAAAGCCGGACTTCATATTTTTGAGGATCATTTTATTCCTGAAATAATTAATCCACAAACAGGCGAAGTTCTTCCTTATGGAGAAAAGGGAGAGCTTGTTTTTACAAGCCTTACAAAAGAAGCTTTTCCAATTATAAGATATAGAACCAGAGATATAACCAGTCTCATCATAGAACCATGTATATGTGGCAGAAACCTTATGCGTATGTCAAGAGTCAGCGGAAGAACTGATGATATGCTCATAATTAGAGGCGTGAATGTATTTCCATCACAGATTGAAAGTGTTCTTATGGAGATTGAAGGCATTGAACCTCATTATCAGCTCGTTGTTGATAGAGAAGAAAATCTCGATATCCTTACGGTTATGGTTGAAATAGGACAAAAACTATTTTCCGATGAAGTTAAACAGCTTCAAGAAATTGAAAGGCGGATAGCTAAAGATATAAAAGAATATCTCGCCGTTTCAGTTAAGGTAAAACTTGTTGAACCAAAAACTATAAGCAGAAGTGAAGGTAAAGCTGTAAGAGTAATTGATAAACGAAAAATATAGGAGGCAAAATTATGAGTGTTAAGCAAATTTCCATATTTTTAGAAAATAAAATGGGACGACTTGCGGAAGTTACTTCTATTTTATCAGAAGCAAATATTAATATTAGAGCCCTTTCCCTTGCAGATACTTCTGATTTTGGGGTTTTAAGGTTAATTGTTGATAATACAAAAAAAGCTGAAGAATCTTTAAAAAATAATGGTTTTACAGTTGGAGTTACTGATGTTGTTGCAGTTGAGGTTGAT
This region includes:
- a CDS encoding ACT domain-containing protein, producing MSVKQISIFLENKMGRLAEVTSILSEANINIRALSLADTSDFGVLRLIVDNTKKAEESLKNNGFTVGVTDVVAVEVDDKPGGLNAILSILYELKVNVEYMYAYVPRSQNKAVMIFRFVDNELAAKVLKEKGIKVFDADEAHSI
- a CDS encoding enoyl-CoA hydratase/isomerase family protein; protein product: MEFQTIIYNLENQVATISFNRPESLNALNETLMLELSSLLDEIAKNEDIKVLILTGAGDKSFVAGADINVLATLNTLQAKEFSKIGHIIIDKLQKLSIPVIAAVNGFALGGGTEIALACDFIYASENAMFGLPEITLGVIPGFGGTQRLPRLVGPAIAKEMIFTGKMISAAEAKEIGLVNKVLPANALMEEVKKVAKSLSFKGQVSLRAAKQAINNGLNSTLEIGCSIEIDAFAMTFASEDSKEGLKAFLEKRKPTFKGGLKG
- a CDS encoding DUF2339 domain-containing protein encodes the protein MKCPQCNREVVTSICPFCKFEVAKIQSLGLIKDEIFKIQKDFLSISKRLEFLGDKFSDYEKSLLPLTKPNEPEKIKEKIEQELIDEQENVVLKPKEEQSEIKLETKEESSNRPIPPLLPKYRITVPLIEKSESKEIGEINVGQKWLLIAGIITTVLSVGWFLKYSFDQNWIGPAGRVAMAFMMGMAFLFAGESFRKKTLGAFGLYLIGGGIAILYFAAFAGFQIYKLIPQGTAFGLMVMITALAGSLSLVYDTKWLSVLGLIGGFITPIALSKGIDSQITLMTYMTILNAGILSIAFFKQWKLLNYLGFVLTWVLFTGWFSKYYRFYNTPPSKFWITTLYLNIFFLAYAFVPFVYHIRKEHKKSLSGIGIIMPNTFVAFGYSFYMIKAYFGLQYVSIATIIYSAIFIWMAQFIYSRNKEQVAAFVMLIAKASLFLTITIPIIFSGHWITFFWALQAVITLWIAVKLQNKWMHVSFYILMCIVLFKFVIYDYNEIFNFNFDRMYFYYDYTKKLTERFVTEILVLLSLFTSVMLSKRILTKKIPAEYDRFALSIVFGIVLFIVLNIEVSGFFHFYAKKAKFASISVLWAIFSISLMGLGFAKNNAALRKTAIGLFALTFLKVFLSDMNEVSTPYRIISFLILGLLLIGGSYLYYRLKERIIPNQ
- a CDS encoding phenylacetate--CoA ligase, encoding MIYNIEYETMPREALDSIKLRRLKDTLERVYATVPYYKNKFKEVGITPKDIKTLDDLKLIPFTTKQDLRDNYPYGMFAVPMDNVVRIHASSGTTGKPTVVGYTARDIGTWAEIMARSLVAGGAGQRDIIHNAYGYGLFTGGLGVHYGAEKLGASVIPVSGGNTKRQITIMKDFGPTILTSTPSYALHLAEVAQEMGFSFKDFKFKYGIFGAEPWSESMRREIEKKLNLTAVDIYGLSEVIGPGVAIECHEAKAGLHIFEDHFIPEIINPQTGEVLPYGEKGELVFTSLTKEAFPIIRYRTRDITSLIIEPCICGRNLMRMSRVSGRTDDMLIIRGVNVFPSQIESVLMEIEGIEPHYQLVVDREENLDILTVMVEIGQKLFSDEVKQLQEIERRIAKDIKEYLAVSVKVKLVEPKTISRSEGKAVRVIDKRKI